The Solenopsis invicta isolate M01_SB chromosome 3, UNIL_Sinv_3.0, whole genome shotgun sequence region GCCAATTCATTTAGAAACAGCGGTCAGATCATTTCCTCGCACGTTGCATTTACGTATAGCATGCAACTTTACGGTAGATATGCAAGCGATACGCTCGAGGATCATTGGCGGCATTATGCGCTGTTGTCGACCGCGGCTGGCTATTATCGCTGAGAGGAGGTTTTAGTAAATAGACCGAAAGAGTTCACcgttactgacaatgagtaaaaCGGCGCGAGGAAGCTCCGTGGTTACATCGCGTAAGTTGTTTCCGCTACGACGAGCGCGACTGATCCGAGAGAGCAACACctttgaaaatgaaaattgcCGCGCGCGCTCGCCTTCGCTTCTCTTTAACGAAGAGTTATATTGCCGTGCGCGACGTTGCATCCAGATGCAAAGGGAGAAATCGGGGAAACGAATCGAACTGCCTCGAGAGACCTACTAGAATCCCTCTCCCTTTTCCCCCCTCCCTGACCATTGTGCGCTCGACTCTTCTCCGAGTGCGTGAGCATTTCGTCGCAGATTGATCAATACGCACTTTTCGCGGCCGCGATGATACCGCCGCGGATCAAAAAATTCCGCGCCATCGCGGCACGGTAGAGCCGAGCGAATGACGAAGGAGGAGCAGAAAAATACCGGCTCGCGGCTAACTAGTAACGCTCTGATTAACGAGGAAATCGCGCCGTTTGGCTCGGCCCGACGTCTTCGACGTGCCGCGATCGGCTTCCGGCTACCTTCGATTCTCCGCCGTCGACGAGGGCTGAGAAACCTATTGAGCCATCAATAGGTTTCCCCCACGTTTTCCGCTGATCATTCAGCACCTGGACGAGCACCGAGCGCCACTGTTACTCGGCGGCGAGTCTCGTTACATCACGGCCGTCCATGTGGGTATGGGTCCGTCATACGCGGCCCGGGGAAACCGGTTTACACGGTTGAGCAAATTGTGTAAACCGCGGTCTTtgccccttttttttctttctttttgcacAACGGCCAAGGTCGCGAGAGCTGGCTCCTCGTAGCGATCAGCAACCCTCCGACTGACCCAAATCCCAAAGGCAAGGGCGCAGACTTTTGCATAACGCATTAGACAATTAAGCGATCAGAGTCCTTTATTTATATCCTGGAAAGGGAAGTAAAGGATTCCGATTGACTGATTCTCTTATGCATCATGCGTTATGCAAGAGTCTATGCTCTCGTCCTGTCCCCGTAATTGGACTCCGGAGCTAAACGCTAAGTCCTAAATCTCGCACACCGCCACGGAGTTGAAATGAAAAGAGAGTAAAACAAGTGGTTCACGAGAGGAAGtgtgttttaattaaatgcaatGGAGAAGATCGATATATATGCTTATACAGTAGTACGTATACGAGGAAGACAAAAATACGATACACCGCAGTCATGCGTAATGCCGTCGTATTGCCGTCTTCTAGAACTGGTCGGCGCTACGCCGCACGCTCTcttctttctcactctctctttctcttctttgcGATGCCATTCTTACAAATTACGGATACACTTGAGTACACGCTTGTGGATATAAATACTCGGACATAAGCGCCGCGAAAACGTAGCTCGACACGACGTCGTCCAATTTCGCTAATTCAATTCTAGGAAAAGCTCCGATAAGAGTTTATCGAGGAGAGTAACTTTCTGGATATACGTATTAGATACTGGAATACCGTTGCgggtcttttattttttatttttatttttttggccaCAACAGGAAGCTACTGGAAATACAAGAGTTTGCGCAAGAGAGCAAGCCGAAACCAAAGAGTTATGACGGGCAGACGCGACAGAAGAGGAGTGGCTCTCCACGCAGGAAGAAGTAGAAGGAATAAAGCGGCTGCAAAATAAGCTGCCATTCAATTCCAGAAAAGTAACAATATGTTTCTCGTAAGTACTATGCTAAGTATAAGTGTATGTACGTTATGTTAATACGTGTTATCATCGCGCGTCGGTAATCGCGTACATGTATCACTGATACATTTTAAGGAGACGCGGAATTACGCGAACTCTTCAAGCCGTGTCGCCTCCCGACGCGCTCTTCCCGGACTCTCTCCGAAATAAAAGGTACACGTCATTTTTTCCCCCCCGTTTCGCGATTCAGTGAACTTAAAAAGAGCACCTATGTCGAGACAGGTATCTATATAAACGCATCAGCTTGCCTGATCATTTCTGGGGGAAAGTGGGAGAAAACGGGATCCGCTTGAAGACGGCTCAACATCACGCTCGTACTTCACTCATATTAGGAATCGAAGATGTGAGATAACGGTGTCTTCGCGAACGATAATGCGGAGGAAGATTTCGTGGACATGGTCACGGTGAAGGAGGATGGCACAAACGGTCGCGAGGGACTGAAAACACGCGCCTTTATTGTAACGTAACGGCGACTATCCAAAACCGAAAGATCGAAACAATTTAAAGTGTTTCGAGCGTGAAATTGACTACTCCGAATTATTCGACTGATTAAATTAACGGAATGCATACGTTATCAGGCGTATGACTAGACGTAGTATTAAAACTGCATTGTTCTCTCCTTCATTCAAAGGAGGGAGAGAAAGGGGGGAAAGAAGGGTAACATCGAGTCGATTACTCGTTCATCGACTCTCTTCTACGAAGCTACGCGTTTACACCTAACAAGCTCTCTATAATGCCACGAGTATACgattaattaatagttatttggTAGCGGGTGTTAAAGTGATTACCCCTTGCGTTACGTATAcgtatgtttaatttattattaaatagtattaatgGTTACCGTTTAAAAGCGACGGCTGTTGGGGTGACTAGGATGAGGACTAGAGGGTGCATCTATCATACTTGGAATTGGAACCCGGTTTTGGAACCATGGACGATAGGACGACAATTTTGGAAGGACTCGGCCAGCTCGGccattgttattgaaaaaatacgaaattagaaaaataatctcTATCAACCACGCCATCAAATGCGCTCGCTCAATACCGGATACGCCGCGAAGAGTCGCGCGAACTTCTCCGCCCGGAGGAAGGATCGCTTTACGCTCAGGCGAATCCTCGCAGCATTGTAACCAGGACGCGGCGAGACGACTTGTAAACGACAAACGGTTTACACCGGTAAACGGTATTTCGGCGGGTTACTCTCTGTTCGGCACACTATGCTTCAACTACTTCTCGACTATACTTGAGAGAATCGGTAATTCTTGCGGTTATAATAAGGACGCACTGCAATCTCAAAGAAATTACCTTGTAACGTGAAATCACGTTAAGAGCTAtactttcctttaaaaaaaaaaaaaaaacccggaAGAGGAGTGAATTAACCAATTGATCCGCGGGGATAGGACAACCTGTGTGAGGTAGCATCTTTCCCATCTACATCCGGTTTAAGAAATTGGGCGGGATGGGATAGCTGATTACGTTATTAGTTGCAtacatatattgatatttttctcgGGATAAATTAATACCTCTCTCTCGAACTAAGAAAGACACGCAACACAGCACAAGTTTCGGAACGAATAATAATTACACGAAGCTTGTTAaaagattagaaaaatatatctaCAAATATTAACGTtagtgtaaaaaattattagattagaGGACTGCGCGTAAGAAAATCTTCTTCTTACATCAAGTAACAATCGGGTTGCAattattctttgaaaattttaaaaaatgactaaCTCATCGAGCTACTTTAACTTCGCAATAAACTTGGAAACGCTCTGCATactgaaaacaatttttcacgACATGTATCATCccttttctttcatttatcCTAAGCAAAAGTCACAGACGCATAACCATAATCAGTCGCTAGATTTACAACACCGTATACGTTATCGTTATCATCGCTCGTTATCATTCTTTCAATCGCCcactcctttctctttctctctctctctctctcattcttgACAATGACTATCTTTAACTCGTGAGTGGCTACGCCACGAGCATCGTGTGGCAAATAAAAGATCTTTATCTTCTCATACGATGAAATATCTCGTCTCGTCTCGCAACACTCATATACCTTCCAATCATCATTATCTCGAGAGCCTTGTGCGACGAGTTCATTTTAACGCGgtctgttttttttctttttttttatacgtttcctTTTTAACAAGACGCGACCACTCACGCGTTAGGCCTGCGTCCgtgtgttattattattattactgtgtCTCGGTAATCGGCTGCGTGCGGTTATCGGTTTTGCCTAGTCGACATTCAAGGGAGGACCGGCGGACCCCGTTCGCTAGTTAGGGTACGTCAGCTGGTAGTAGTCTCCACCCGCGGAGTCCTCATCGGGAATTTGCAATTGCTTCACCCGTTTTACTAGCGCGCTAGAACACAGAATACTGTCGCTGAATTGTGGCGTCTCCTGTGACGGATGTGTGCGggcatttcattaatttatttcattaattctgTACAAGCGAGAGGATGAAAGGCCACACGGTGTACGTATGTTTCGTACGACTTCGATCATCATAGGGAAGAATAAAACGCAGTCAGATACACAAGAGTTCGGCTGTTACACATTGCAGATAATTTGTGATAttttcgtaaaagaaaaaaatgtcttgCTCTCAATTGGCAGACTGATTCTCGTACGAAAATATCGTTCGTTGCCAGCAGTGAAACAATGCACTCTTGTAAGCGACTACATTTCTTCCCTACAGATCTGCGTGTATCGACATATTGTTCAACACAATTTGCAAAAAGGAAATATTTAGTTTCTCTACACGACCGCACACATTGAGTCCGGCTGATCGTTATCACCGTTAATGAGGAGCAGAACGAAAACGGGCTGACGAAACGGACGAGTACGTGATGCTGCGTCTTGACGAAAGCTTCTAGGGTGTCGATTAAGAGCAGACGAGATCGAGGACAGGAGCGAGGACGGAAGGACATTCGAGGGAGAACAAGTCTAACATGTACTTCACAACGTGTACACTTCTTTTCTCGCTTGCCGAGAAAGCTATCGAGTAAAAAGGAGCCAGCGACGTGAAAGAGAGTAGGCTGTTATGCGCGTGTGGCCATGACGTGCTCGAAACTTACGCGACTTACTGCGGTAGCGCGATCGTTATTAATGTGTGATACCGCGATCCGAAATGCTGCTTCTAAAATACTTCATGCTCCCGATACGAGAAATATCGCTTCTCTCAATTAAGAGATAGAGAAGATGGAGCTTTACGCGTGCAATTTCCCCGCGCGATGTGCTTAATGATTTCTTCATTACAGTTTCGTATCATTTTCAAGATGCGGACTAAGATtgtaaaattgcatatatatcGTATCTACAATAGCATATGGTGCGTATAggatatggaaaaaaaaaaaaaatctaaagggTTATTACATGTGACACTCTTCCTCTCTAAGACTTGTAAACTGTTATTCAACTAAAACGGAATGATAATcatattgtaagaaaaagaaattcgaaatatattataatatagtgCGTACAAAAGAAACGAAAACATCACGGATACAGAATCATCTAGAGAGAATCAAGTTTTTCATTGTGTGGAAAATTCATAAAAGTGCAAAAGACGCAATTTTCCCAGAGATGAAACATTGAtggtaatttaaaatatatatacatatatataaatgctcCCATCTGCACACATCAATTTCTcataatatatgatattttaattagtatGCACTTTTGCGAAATATTTTGTACACGAAATGATATACAAAAGATTCGAAAGGTCATACTGACTGTTGAAGTTTAAAAATGACTTATAGCTACAGAGGACACAGGCACAGCGgatatatatcaatttaatgGTTGGATGACACATCCTTTGTCTCCCTTCTTTGCATAGTATGCATACTTTATCGACTAGCTACGTTACAGCTATTGACCAGGTACTCTTTCACTCTTCCTACACAGTTTACTGTCTCTAATTAAAGCCTGCTATAGTTTCTACACTTTTACAGTCTCTATTTGAGAACTCTGCTAAAcgcatcaaaattaattaaaattattaaccaAATTTGCATTCAAAGTTATAATCGATATTACGTAActagaaaaacaaaaatgattaatacAAGCGTACAAACTGatgtacaaattcttttaagaCACAAAAAGGACAATGATGCAATTAGAATATTTAAGCGATACAAAGCGGAAAAGCTGTAcaaaaaacggaaaaaattgTACTTTACTGGATTTTATCTATATGAACACCAACGAAGAAACGGTATGTGTTCCTTCGTCCCGATCGAAGGAGAGgaacatttttacataatctACATATAATTTGCAAGTACGTCACGCGTTGTAAATCTAACTGCGGCAAGTTTCGTTAATCATTTCCGAAGAAGCATCATGCATCACGGAGTTTTATGTTTCGACTGCAACGGAAGCATGAAAAGTAGCGAAAAATGCGAATACACACCCAGATTCGGTGGCGGCCTGATTGTTATTGTTACTCGTCACGTTGTTGACGGAATTGTTGTTGGCGGAATTGGAATTCGCCTCCTCCATGTGCGCAGTGTTCAGCAATGAACTCCACTGCCTCATCACTTCCTCACCCTGAGCTTCCAGTTCAGAAATTATAGTTGCGTCATCCAGCTCGTGCAATGCGGGATTagaatttaatctaaaaaagaaagaaagacaaacaGATGATAATTTGAGCCGacgataaaaaaatgtacattttctacATTTGGCCTaatctgtaaatatatatatatatatcgcttatcaaaaataatattgcttaATGCTAACCGCTGTTGTTCCTCGTAAGAGCTCGCGTCGCTGCCGTCATAATCTAACATTAAATCATCTGAAGCGATGGACTCGCAGGGTGATAAAGTGTCTACGCTTCCCGTTCGATGTAAACGCTGCCCATGATGAGGACTATTCACTATACCTTTGATGTGTGCACCATCTGTAATGCAAATTGCATACATTGATAGTAactatatttcaattaaatgcctatttaattaaaaaatatatttatttttaaatttgttaaaatagtaatcattaaaattcaataaaattttagtaacttAGAGCAGATATGATATatatttcgaaaagaatttctAGAAAAGAAAATTCACACTCACTCGTCTTGGAATTCGTCTCAATCAGAGTTGAATGGCTATTCTCGGTGATTACTTGACCACCCAGAGCGGACTGCGTTTCGGCTCTCGTCCTCGGATTACTGTCGTCGAAGATTAGTCCGGGCTGATCAGCGATCTCATCGTCGAAGAACTCTCTACCCTCGGACAAACTGAGCGAGTTGGAGGCGTTCGTCGGCGTGCCCGGACCGTCGTCCTCGAGAGTGTTGTCCGAACGCTCGTGCGCGTGTTCCTCATCCTTCTTAGAGGGCTTTCCATCCGACTGAGTGATGCTAGCGGTGGGACTGTCGAACAAGCTATCGACCGGCGAAGTTTCGTCATCTATCAAAGTAGTCGTagtagcggcggcggcggcgaatgCCGGATCCTCAATGGTGAGCAACACCGAGCGCAGAGCGTTCTTCGATGTCGCACTACTTTTCGCGGCAGCGGTGACTGCCTGCGCGTGCTGGGCGATGATAGAGTTGGAACGTTGGTACTCGTCACTGGAGCTTAACGAATACTCATCCGCCATAGCTTCACCATGGCCGTATTCAGGATCGTCCGAGCTGGGTGGACTAAAATCTGATTTGATGGACGGGACTTTTTCTGTGCGTGATCGATCCTTGTAGACTTTCTCCTCGCTAAAACAACCCTCGTCGTAGCCCTCCGAGGAGGTGGTGGACATTGACGCAATCGAGTCGGTATACCTATTATCCTTGTTGACGATTCGCTGATATTGCGTAGCCCGCTCTCGCACGAAGCCGGCGTTCAAACTAGCCGCGGCGGTCGCGAAAGATTTAGGCAGCGGAATCACCGAGATCTCCGTGACCGTGCTGTCGTCGTCACGGACGTCTCTCACGTCGAAGCTCTTGCCGGTCACTACCATACGTAGATTTCTCGGTCTGCCGACGCCGCGTCTTCTCGCGGAACCGTCGTCCATGTAATCTATCGATCTGAACCTATCGTTGTCCTCTGGTCCGGTCGGTTGGCTGCCAACACCCGAGTCCTCCGTTACCGAACCTTCCTTCGAACTGGACGAGCCCTTCGACGTCGATGTAGATATCTTTCTGCTCTGATTTGCTGCAGTCTTGGCAATTTTGGAGTTGGAATCGCTCACCCGCACGGCAAACTGCGGTAGCGGCAGATGACTGGTGTGCAGCGTGTACCTACTAATGGGTTCCGGAATGTTTGAGATTCGTTTGCTCGCGTCTGCGTGTTGCGTCATCGGATTGCCGCCATAAGCCGCATTACTTGTTTGCGACAGACGAGGCTTCGCCGGCGGTGTCGTGCCGCACAAGTGTTGCGGCACGTGCGCAACGACCCTATTCGGCTGTTGCTGTTTAACAAAATAGCTTTCCgattgttgctgctgctgctgctgttgttgctgtgGATATTGCTGCAGCTTCTCTTGATTGTAGTGGATGATGGTGTGACTGTTATAGATATCGCTGACCTTGTTAGTGAATCTCGCCTGCGGCTGCCGGTAGCCGAAGCGGTTTGTCCTGACGCCAATCCCGCTCGAGTCTTTCTTTGGCGGTGCTAGTCGTGGCGTCGACCTGCCGGATGATGAATTATGGATCACATTGCTGTTATCATCATCCATCATCCGCCTGCGATCCTGCTCCGGGCCAGCTGATTTGGATCGTGGATGCAGCAGGCTCTTCTCGTTGGTGGTGCTGCTAACGGCATAGTTTGCTATCGGCATCGGGATCCCGCTGGTGGGTCGTCGCCGGAAGCCGAAGGACATCGCGGTGCCGCGCGTGTGTGACGTACCGCGCTTCGTAGAGCCCTGAAACAAAGATTCATCGTTAGAGAAGCGAGATTAGATAGCATAttctcatgtaaaaaaaaagtgaggAGCGCAGAATAGATAGacatgaaaaaaaacaaaacgcaacgttgtagaaaatagaattaaagtaaataacaTACACACATCATTCTTATTAAAGATTCTTTTATCTCTTTCGATACGATTCGATTATTAAGAGTGCAAGGATCATTTATTACGAGGTTCCTGACGGGTCTTTGATCGGTCCGTCTCGATCGCTATCGCGTTTCTGCAGCCGTCACGAACAAAGGGTACTTCGTATCAAGATACAAGAGTTAGGATTATCAGCGGTATCGTTCCTAGTCACGCGCGTTAGCCGTGCCGATTATATTCGCGGAAGAAGATCGATATCCCGTATAATTGAATTTCAGCCAGACGGTGAACTTCGCCTTCAACCGATTATATACTATACACATCTTAGCCATTTAATCCGAGCACGATTTCGCTGCTTTCTTTCGTACTCTTGATTGATATTTCGTTTCTACCGAGCATCTCCTCGGCGTTAGGCTATCAAAAGTGCGCATGCAGCACGTTTTGTAAGGTCTGTTCGACGAACCTTCCGCGTAATTCCCAACTGCAATAATATTAATCGATATTCGTGTGCGAATTATATAACGGCGCGGCGCCGAGAGCGCATCTCGCTGCGTGCGAGAACAATGTGCACGCAACCACCGCGTTGTCCATGATCGAGACGACTGAGGACGACGATTGGAACACGCCTCTGTGCGCCTCGCGACTCGCGCGGAAACCGACTCGCGACTCCGAGAGCCACCGAGTGCAGCCGCCGCAACCCCATTTGAACTCCAGAAATAGCGTAACCGCGGCCGATAAATCTGGGATTGCATTCGCGGACGCGTCTGCGAAGAGGCTCTCAAAACCCTGACTCGCCGCGTCCAACACAGACGTCTCGCGACAGTCGCAAGTTAACTGCGAGGACACCATTCGGATGATTGCGCATGTGGTACACCTCGCAAGTTGCAGTgtgacaaatatataaaattattgcaagcAGCTACGTCTGCAGGACAACGAAGATCAAATCCAAATTGAGCCGTTGAGGGACGTGTATCCAAAAACTCTTTCTGAATAAACGACATCAGGAATCATTTCCAGTCCCAGAAGCAAGAAACGAGTTCATCGTGCTCGTAGTCTTCGATAAAAGACCATAAAAATTCGCGATCGACAAGATTCCAATAAACAATGACAGCGATGATAATTCTCGACGATAATCCTACCCGATTGTCACGCGCACTGTTACGACACCTTCGAAAGCTCGAAAGCAGATTCTCCGTACAAAGAGGAGGACGAAAGAAAGGACGAGGCTGTGTCTCGAACACCATCCCTTACCGCAACGCTCATGCCCTTCTCGTTCTCCAGCGAGTCGTCCTCGCACCTCGTGCTGCCGTACCGGTACTCCATGATGGTTGCTTCCGGGCCAATGTCACACAGCCGGTCGTCGATCGATCTCTCACGGGGATAAACGGGGCTGCCGTCTCTTCACGTCGCCATGCCcccaatatgtatttttaactggCGCGGAGGACGCGTTCTTGCCGAGAGAGAAGGATGACAGAGAGCTCTCTTCGTGGTCCGTCACATCGCAAGGATGGCATACGACGGTGAGGGAAACGCGCGACAGCGCACCGACGTCGCCCTCCGccgtcgtagtcgtcgtcgtcgtcgtcgtcgtcaccccCGCGTTGCACGCTCTTCCTTCGTCTCGCTCGCTCCTCCGCGACTTCGGCCTCGTCGTCGTGCGAGGCTCGGGCTCGCGTAGGAAAGCGAACGCAGGGATCGATCCGGCGGTCTGCgccggcgtcgcgacgccgacGTGGATACGGCGACGCAGCCAGGGGCTGATTTTACGGATGCGCCCACGTCCCGGCTTCCATCcggtatacagggtgttcctCGAGAAGCGTGAGGTGTGTCCGTTTCGTTCAACTCCGATTTTGCCCTCCAGATCATTCATACAGGCTCGATGAACACGAGGAATTCGAACGAAACGTCCCGGTTCTCGTTGGCCGGGCGCACCCCGGTGACACCACCCGACCAAGGCATTGAATCCAAGCGTCTAGAAAACGATATCCTACGCGACTCGTCCCCCGCACTCTCGCCACCAGGGTTTCGCTGAAGACGAATCGATTTCACGTCCCGCGAGAGAGAACGATCGCTCTCATTCACCCTGTATACCGCTTGGATGATTCATCTGGGTGGCGCGCGTCGATCGCAGCGCATCGTTATCAAAGAGGAGCGTTTCCTCGCAACCTCGCAACGCGATACGATTACACGAAATCAACGAACCGCGGCGATTTCCTTCGCGCGAACGACTTTAACGGCCCCATTAGGAAGAATCGCGAGAACGTCACTTTGAGCTTAGCGCGAATCAGTCTCAATCGAGGAGCAACATTGATGTAAAGACGATTACGTAATGCCAAGTACAGAGGTACAGAGGTCTGTATACTGAAAAACAACATGCtgcaatatgaattaaaacgtagcTCGATTCAATTAAACATCGAATCACGGGATAttactaatatatgtaattcattcaattaaattttattcaattatattcgctattgtctttacttttaatcttttcgtTTCATCAGTACCATTACTGAATTAAcgagatatttccaattaggcTAATGTGTATTCAACAAgcatttctttttctctgtgtatagaAACTATTAGTTTTACGAAGAAATAAAGATTCAATCGCGATACGATGGaaaatttttcgtaataaacTCGGCTTTTGTCTCGTCatcgtttcttttttctaaattaagatCTTCACCGTAATCGATCTTGCTGATAAGGCGGATAGGCGCGATAACGCCGCGGACAAAGGTAGCTTCGTAGGGTAAAGACTGGAGTTCAGGCGAAGTTCGAAATGAATCGACCCAACTTCTTATCCACGTCGTTCATCAAAACCTCTTGTTCACGTCTCGCGTGCACGCGCGTAACCGTTTCACCGAAGGAAAGGAGGCGCTTCCGCTCTTACACGTAGACATCTCGGGAAGATTTCTGGTTGAAAACGCGGCAGCCTCTACCGCGAGGACATCGGGGAACAATGGAAAAGAAGCGGCATTCTCGATCCGGCGTGTGATCTCGCCGTGCGAATCAGCACGATCGTGCGCGCGGGAAGCGGGAAGGCGAGGCAACGCCGGGACGAGACAATGGGGAGAGAAAAGACGAGAGTTCTCTCCGCGATTTCTCCTTCTTCGCACCTGAACCGTGCACGCGCCGCGCCGGGCCGCCGCGCCGGCTTCTCTCCGGGCGTTCTCCACAGCCTCACCGGTTTCCGGCGCGCGGCTACCGTGGAACCGGCACGCGTAATGACGAACAATGAAAAGcatatcgtcgtcgtcgtcgtcggccgAAACGAGATTGGTCGCGTGAATCGCGGCATGACTCCCGAGTGAGCATAAAAGTTCTCACAAGAGGCGCACGAGGATCCTGTTAAGAGGACGAGGAAGCTTCGACGGAACCGTTCGAGAAGCGGGTTTGCGCGCCGCTCGCGGAAACCAGCAATGATTAATGAATAAACATCGATTGCGTTAGTGGAAAGCTGGATGCTGAAATTCACGCGGCTTAACGGATCTCGTTGGGATGCGAAGAGAGATACGAATCGACTCTATGGCATTCGATTATTTTTAACCCTCCGTGATCTCTCACGTTCTTTTCGCTGCTTTCTCAATCCAACCAAGTGTCTATTAGAGTGTTTGAAAGGGTTTATTAGTTTTTGAAAGGGTTTAAGCTctcaaaagtttgaaaaaatt contains the following coding sequences:
- the LOC105205408 gene encoding putative mediator of RNA polymerase II transcription subunit 26 isoform X11; translated protein: MNWFSRPPEAAAIPLNNASINSQHSVSGQGWRIYMGQCVSRKAGAVVAASGHHNSPSYRIMDKAQKQGSTKRGTSHTRGTAMSFGFRRRPTSGIPMPIANYAVSSTTNEKSLLHPRSKSAGPEQDRRRMMDDDNSNVIHNSSSGRSTPRLAPPKKDSSGIGVRTNRFGYRQPQARFTNKVSDIYNSHTIIHYNQEKLQQYPQQQQQQQQQQSESYFVKQQQPNRVVAHVPQHLCGTTPPAKPRLSQTSNAAYGGNPMTQHADASKRISNIPEPISRYTLHTSHLPLPQFAVRVSDSNSKIAKTAANQSRKISTSTSKGSSSSKEGSVTEDSGVGSQPTGPEDNDRFRSIDYMDDGSARRRGVGRPRNLRMVVTGKSFDVRDVRDDDSTVTEISVIPLPKSFATAAASLNAGFVRERATQYQRIVNKDNRYTDSIASMSTTSSEGYDEGCFSEEKVYKDRSRTEKVPSIKSDFSPPSSDDPEYGHGEAMADEYSLSSSDEYQRSNSIIAQHAQAVTAAAKSSATSKNALRSVLLTIEDPAFAAAAATTTTLIDDETSPVDSLFDSPTASITQSDGKPSKKDEEHAHERSDNTLEDDGPGTPTNASNSLSLSEGREFFDDEIADQPGLIFDDSNPRTRAETQSALGGQVITENSHSTLIETNSKTNGAHIKGIVNSPHHGQRLHRTGSVDTLSPCESIASDDLMLDYDGSDASSYEEQQRLNSNPALHELDDATIISELEAQGEEVMRQWSSLLNTAHMEEANSNSANNNSVNNVTSNNNNQAATESGIGSDRMSRLLRSRSGTESPRSLDNMRNRQVSSPMRTSGSVSSSCVDSGDEASLRIDRGTYQYMFQDIVSIKTMLLKLKRVLQESGENDLTRTETLNPFDNPKNGLFCNLNEGGSNTIDVSTSPGSGGTSIADELADLRRQVVFLQGQVEDRDRTIQVRDRTIEVLEVNNELQMSKLQGPKNGDVQSCTLPTRNNNVSSADTCNAATQTEKTRPVSAGPSLLQSLPQDGVMGPLVSFRIGKPCALE
- the LOC105205408 gene encoding putative mediator of RNA polymerase II transcription subunit 26 isoform X12; this encodes MNWFSRPPEAAAIPLNNASINSQHSVSGQGWRIYMGQCVSRKAGAVVAASGHHNSPSYRIMDKAQKQGSTKRGTSHTRGTAMSFGFRRRPTSGIPMPIANYAVSSTTNEKSLLHPRSKSAGPEQDRRRMMDDDNSNVIHNSSSGRSTPRLAPPKKDSSGIGVRTNRFGYRQPQARFTNKVSDIYNSHTIIHYNQEKLQQYPQQQQQQQQQQSESYFVKQQQPNRVVAHVPQHLCGTTPPAKPRLSQTSNAAYGGNPMTQHADASKRISNIPEPISRYTLHTSHLPLPQFAVRVSDSNSKIAKTAANQSRKISTSTSKGSSSSKEGSVTEDSGVGSQPTGPEDNDRFRSIDYMDDGSARRRGVGRPRNLRMVVTGKSFDVRDVRDDDSTVTEISVIPLPKSFATAAASLNAGFVRERATQYQRIVNKDNRYTDSIASMSTTSSEGYDEGCFSEEKVYKDRSRTEKVPSIKSDFSPPSSDDPEYGHGEAMADEYSLSSSDEYQRSNSIIAQHAQAVTAAAKSSATSKNALRSVLLTIEDPAFAAAAATTTTLIDDETSPVDSLFDSPTASITQSDGKPSKKDEEHAHERSDNTLEDDGPGTPTNASNSLSLSEGREFFDDEIADQPGLIFDDSNPRTRAETQSALGGQVITENSHSTLIETNSKTNGAHIKGIVNSPHHGQRLHRTGSVDTLSPCESIASDDLMLDYDGSDASSYEEQQRLNSNPALHELDDATIISELEAQGEEVMRQWSSLLNTAHMEEANSNSANNNSVNNVTSNNNNQAATESGIGSDRMSRLLRSRSGTESPRSLDNMRNRQVSSPMRTSGSVSSSCVDSGDEASLRIDRGTYQYMFQDIVSIKTMLLKLKRVLQESGENDLTRTETLNPFDNPKNGLFCNLNEGGSNTIDVSTSPGSGGTSIADELADLRRQVVFLQGQVEDRDRTIQVRDRTIEVLEVNNELQMSKLQGPKNGDVQSCTLPTRNNNVSSADTCNAATQTEKTRPVSAGPSLLQSLPQDGVMGPLVSFRIGKLE